The Lycium barbarum isolate Lr01 chromosome 10, ASM1917538v2, whole genome shotgun sequence genome includes a region encoding these proteins:
- the LOC132615867 gene encoding plasmodesmata-located protein 7-like, translated as MNNMKLYTKMFHLHVIISIHTLGVFYLTCPSIASITTFIYGGCSQLKYNPGTTIYESIVNSVLTSLVNSASNANFNNFKISLPGSTQSDIVYGLFQCRGDLSNSDCRDCVSNAVSQVGTLCIYTVGGALQLDGCFVKYDNISFLGAEDKAIVMHKCGPSSSGGDPDTLTRRDAVLTYLSAEGLYFRVGGSGKIQGVAQCTQDLSVGECQDCLSEAIGHLKSECESSPWGDMFLAKCYARYSERGFSSSSGKRLRHHGWWWSIISGFFVI; from the coding sequence ATGAACAACATGAAGCTGTATACTAAGATGTTTCATCTTCATGTTATTATATCTATTCATACTTTAGGCGTCTTCTATTTGACGTGCCCATCAATTGCTTCTATAACAACCTTCATTTATGGTGGTTGTTCACAACTGAAATATAACCCTGGAACAACAATATACGAGTCAATCGTCAACTCGGTCCTCACTTCCTTAGTGAATTCAGCCTCCAACGCTAACTTCAACAACTTCAAAATATCTCTGCCTGGTTCAACTCAAAGTGACATCGTTTATGGCCTCTTCCAATGCCGTGGCGACTTGAGCAACTCTGACTGCCGAGACTGTGTGTCTAACGCAGTGAGTCAAGTCGGTACTCTCTGCATCTACACGGTAGGTGGCGCGTTACAATTGGATGGATGTTTCGTCAAGTACGATAATATTTCATTTCTTGGTGCTGAAGACAAGGCTATAGTCATGCACAAATGTGGACCTTCTTCCAGTGGTGGCGATCCTGATACATTGACCCGACGCGACGCCGTATTGACCTACTTATCAGCAGAGGGACTGTATTTTAGGGTGGGTGGATCCGGGAAAATACAGGGTGTAGCACAGTGTACACAAGATTTGAGTGTAGGTGAGTGTCAAGATTGCTTGTCGGAGGCGATCGGACATTTGAAAAGCGAGTGTGAGTCCTCACCTTGGGGTGACATGTTCTTGGCCAAGTGCTATGCACGTTACTCGGAGCGTGGATTCTCCTCCAGTAGTGGTAAGCGGCTCCGCCACCATGGGTGGTGGTGGTCAATCATTTCTGGCTTTTTTGTTATATAG
- the LOC132615811 gene encoding uncharacterized protein LOC132615811, whose product MVKAKGEGANDDGAGAGAGAGAAVYEKQRAERIKENKERMQKLGIVQLSKNLKTANAKAPSSKKPLTPRQTTLSTDPPRRSFRLKDKPPVSYKEHKIPKTEKISAEDLEINIEEGENPEFYTEEHEKLLGDCQNAWVLYSDGYDEDGQRIYDPDNGKSCHQCRQKTLGQHTECSNCKLVQGQLCGDCLYMRYGENVIEANANANWICPVCRGICNCSRCRREKGYAPTGAIYRKVMRLGYKSVTHYLVKTRLRSDQEDLSSAGKCIVPSAEFADTLSTLTGGECAHFDHDDEYCDQEDLNG is encoded by the exons ATGGTGAAGGCGAAAGGTGAAGGTGCCAATGATGATGGAGCAGGAGCAGGAGCAGGAGCAGGAGCAGCAGTGTATGAGAAGCAAAGAGCAGAGAGAATCAAAGAGAACAAAGAGAGAATGCAGAAACTTGGGATTGTACAACTATCCAAGAACCTCAAGACTGCAAATGCAAAAGCGCCTTCTTCCAAGAAACCACTCACTCCTCGCCAGACAACATTGTCAACTGACCCACCTCGCCGCTCTTTTAG GTTGAAGGATAAGCCTCCAGTTAGTTACAAAGAACATAAGATTCCCAAGACGGAGAAGATATCAGCAGAGGATTTGGAGAttaatatagaagaaggtgaaaaCCCCGAATTCTACACAGAGGAACATGAAAAGCTTTTAGGTGATTGCCAGAATGCTTGGGTTCTCTATTCTGACGGTTATGATGAAGATGGCCAGCGCATATATGATCCTGATAATGGCAAGTCATGCCATCAGTGCAGACAGAAAACTCTTGGTCAACACACTGAGTGCAGCAATTGCAAGCTGGTTCAAGGACAATTATGTGGAGATTGTCTTTACATGAGGTATGGAGAGAATGTCATTGAAGCAAATGCAAATGCAAACTGGATTTGCCCTGTCTGCCGAGGAATATGTAATTGCAGTAGATGCAGGCGCGAAAAGGGGTATGCACCAACTGGTGCAATTTATAGGAAGGTAATGCGTCTTGGTTACAAATCTGTGACACATTACCTTGTCAAAACTAGACTGCGTAGTGACCAGGAAGACCTAAGCTCTGCAGGAAAGTGTATCGTGCCATCTGCTGAGTTTGCAGATACTCTCTCAACTTTGACGGGAGGAGAATGTGCACACTTTGACCATGATGATGAATATTGTGATCAAGAAGATCTCAATGGTTGA